In Capsicum annuum cultivar UCD-10X-F1 chromosome 7, UCD10Xv1.1, whole genome shotgun sequence, one genomic interval encodes:
- the LOC107877307 gene encoding indole-3-acetic acid-amido synthetase GH3.10 has product MSIGQTKMTNYNNKDRIETDIIGWFEEVAEESVDVQRQTLRRILELNHGVEYLKKWIGDIRIQEMDDNEMESIYASLVPLASHVDLEPFTQRIADGDTTPLLTQQPITNLSLSSGTTEGRQKFVPFTQHSSQTTLQIFKLAAAYRSRIYPIRGGGRILEFIYSSKQCETKGGVIVGTATTHYYASEEFKIKQQQTQSFTCSTREVISCGDYKQSTYCHLLLGLYFSHEVEFVTSTFAYSIVQAFRSFEEMWKELCHDIREGTLSSRINIAKVQKAVLGTTQPNPELASRIQSVCEKLEKEDWFSIIPKLWPNAKYVYSIMTGSMQPYLTKLRHYSGELPLVSADYGSTESWIGVNVDPKTPPEKVTFAVIPTFSYFEFIPLYRHKSNHNYQNGNINSTNYDFIEGDPVPLSQVKTGQQYEVVLTTFTGLYRYRLGDVVEVEGFFKNTPKLNFICRRNLILTVNIDKNTEKDLQLVVERGSQILSKSKQAELVDFTSHANVATQPGHYVIYWEIKGEIDEKVLDECCRDMDASFVDHGYVVSRRTKSIGPLELCIVEKGTFKKILEYYIGNGAALSQFKTPRCTGNKVLLKILNVCTIKRFYSTAYG; this is encoded by the exons ATGTCTATTGGCCAAACAAAAATGACCAATTATAATAACAAGGACAGAATAGAAACAGACatcataggttggttcgaggaaGTTGCCGAAGAGTCCGTCGATGTACAACGGCAGACGCTTCGGCGGATCCTCGAACTCAACCATGGTGTGGAATATCTCAAGAAATGGATTGGAGATATTAGAATTCAAGAAATGGATGACAATGAAATGGAGTCAATTTATGCCTCTTTAGTCCCTCTTGCTTCTCATGTAGATTTAGAGCCTTTTACTCAGAGAATTGCTGATGGAGATACAACTCCTCTCCTCACTCAACAGCCTATTACAAATCTATCCTTGAG TTCTGGAACCACTGAGGGAAGACAAAAATTTGTGCCCTTTACTCAGCATAGCTCCCAAACTACTCTTCAGATTTTCAAGTTAGCAGCAGCATATAGATCAAG AATTTATCCTATAAGAGGAGGGGGAAGAATTCTTGAATTCATATACAGCAGCAAACAATGCGAAACAAAAGGAGGTGTAATAGTAGGAACAGCCACAACACACTATTATGCTAGTGAAGAATTCAAGATTAAGCAACAACAAACACAGTCCTTCACTTGCAGCACTAGAGAAGTCATTTCATGTGGAGATTATAAACAATCCACATATTGTCACCTCCTTCTTGGCCTATATTTTTCTCATGAAGTTGAATTTGTTACTTCAACTTTTGCATATAGCATTGTTCAAGCATTCAGATCATTTGAAGAAATGTGGAAGGAATTGTGCCATGACATTAGGGAAGGTACTCTTAGCTCAAGAATCAACATAGCTAAAGTCCAAAAAGCCGTCTTAG GTACCACTCAGCCTAATCCAGAATTGGCTTCAAGAATCCAATCAGTTTGTGAGAAGCTAGAAAAGGAAGATTGGTTTAGCATAATCCCAAAATTATGGCCAAATGCTAAATATGTTTACTCAATAATGACAGGGTCAATGCAGCCATATTTAACAAAATTAAGGCACTATTCTGGAGAATTGCCTCTAGTGAGTGCTGATTATGGATCCACTGAGAGTTGGATTGGAGTTAATGTGGATCCTAAAACTCCACCAGAAAAAGTTACTTTTGCAGTTATACCCACTTTTTCTTACTTTGAGTTTATACCTCTTTATAGACACAAGTCAAATCATAATTACCAAAATGGAAATATTAATTcaacaaattatgatttcataGAAGGTGATCCTGTGCCATTATCTCAAGTCAAGACTGGTCAACAATATGAAGTCGTCCTAACTACTTTCACAG GTCTTTATAGATATAGACTAGGTGATGTGGTAGAAGTGGAAGGATTTTTCAAGAATACCCCAAAACTCAACTTCATATGCAGGAGAAACCTAATATTAACGGTGAATATCGATAAAAACACTGAAAAAGATCTCCAGTTAGTAGTAGAGAGAGGTTCGCAAATACTAAGCAAGTCAAAACAAGCCGAGCTAGTAGACTTCACGAGCCACGCGAACGTGGCAACACAACCGGGGCACTACGTAATTTATTGGGAGATCAAAGGGGAAATTGACGAAAAGGTCCTCGATGAGTGTTGCAGAGATATGGATGCTTCATTTGTGGATCATGGGTATGTTGTGTCAAGAAGAACAAAATCAATTGGACCATTAGAACTTTGCATTGTGGAGAAAGGcacatttaagaaaatattggaATATTACATAGGAAATGGGGCTGCATTGAGTCAATTCAAGACTCCTAGATGCACTGGCAACAAAGTGTTATTAAAAATCCTAAATGTTTGCACCATTAAGAGGTTTTATAGCACAGCTTATGGATGA